A single Dechloromonas denitrificans DNA region contains:
- a CDS encoding TOBE domain-containing protein encodes MDTILHRLRGKLEVDTEFGTFLGDTRIRLLEAIDQHGSISQAAKAVPLSYKAAWDAVDAMNNLADQPLVVRSTGGKNGGGTLLTEHGRKTIALYRALEAEYQAALDRLSASMNDGQASDFQQFRQLLKRMSMKTSARNQFAGHIVGLREGHVDYEVRIKLDDENEIVAIITIDSAENLGLSIGMEINALVKSSSVLLLSDPTVKTSARNQLWGEITRIHDGPVNAEITLSLKSGKSVCAVVTHDSVEHLGLVVGGQACAVFKASAVILCKYS; translated from the coding sequence ATGGATACGATCCTGCACCGCCTGCGCGGCAAACTTGAAGTCGATACCGAGTTCGGCACCTTTCTTGGCGATACCCGCATCCGCCTGCTCGAAGCCATCGATCAACACGGTTCGATTTCCCAGGCAGCAAAAGCCGTGCCGCTGTCCTACAAGGCCGCCTGGGATGCCGTCGATGCAATGAACAACCTGGCCGACCAGCCGCTGGTGGTCCGCTCGACCGGGGGCAAGAACGGCGGCGGCACGCTGCTCACCGAACACGGCCGCAAGACCATCGCGCTCTACCGGGCGCTCGAGGCCGAATACCAGGCCGCCCTCGACCGCCTGTCGGCCAGCATGAACGACGGGCAAGCCAGCGACTTCCAGCAGTTTCGCCAACTGCTCAAGCGCATGTCGATGAAAACCAGCGCCCGCAACCAGTTCGCCGGCCATATCGTCGGCCTGCGCGAAGGCCATGTCGATTACGAAGTCCGCATCAAGCTCGATGACGAAAACGAGATCGTCGCCATCATCACCATCGACTCCGCCGAAAACCTCGGACTGAGCATCGGCATGGAAATCAACGCCCTGGTCAAATCCTCGTCGGTGCTGCTGCTCAGCGACCCGACCGTGAAGACCAGCGCCCGCAATCAACTGTGGGGCGAAATCACCCGGATCCACGACGGCCCGGTCAATGCCGAAATAACGCTCAGCCTGAAAAGCGGCAAATCGGTCTGCGCCGTCGTCACCCACGACAGCGTCGAGCATCTCGGGCTGGTCGTCGGCGGCCAGGCCTGCGCGGTGTTCAAGGCGTCGGCCGTCATTCTTTGCAAGTATTCCTGA
- a CDS encoding di-heme oxidoredictase family protein yields the protein MRAPILLLLGACLLAPLARADEPAPATDREVLSRPLAGLNGDENERFRRGRSLFRQSWVIAPANDTTVDGLGPLYNRLACISCHAKNGRGGAPEQPAERMQSMLVRLSIPGRNAQGGPLPHPAYGDQLNEEGIPGVPGEGRAQLHWRHKQVRLADGSAVALRWPSVRFSELAYGPLGKVLVSLRVSPHVAGLGLLDAVDDKTLAALAAEKKADGVRGTVNRVTDRATGQQVAGRFGLKANMPNLKQQIAGAFIGDMGITSPLFPGENCTPAQSACSTAPNGGKPELSEVQLAEIEFYLANLAPPPRRQSDDPTVKKGAALFAELGCATCHRPALLTGEVAHNPRLSRQVFAPYTDLLLHDMGAPLADGRPDHLASGRQWRTAPLWGLGALQAINENTGLLHDGRARTAEEAILWHGGEAETARRRYARASREQRQAVQAFLQSL from the coding sequence AACGGCGACGAAAACGAACGCTTCCGGCGGGGCCGCAGCCTGTTCCGCCAGAGCTGGGTAATCGCCCCGGCCAACGACACCACCGTCGACGGCCTCGGCCCGCTTTACAACCGCCTGGCCTGCATCTCCTGCCACGCCAAGAACGGCCGGGGCGGCGCCCCGGAACAGCCGGCCGAGCGCATGCAGTCGATGCTCGTCCGCCTCTCGATCCCCGGCCGCAATGCGCAGGGTGGGCCGCTGCCGCACCCGGCCTACGGCGACCAGTTGAACGAGGAAGGGATTCCCGGCGTGCCCGGCGAAGGCCGCGCCCAACTGCATTGGCGCCACAAGCAGGTACGCCTGGCGGACGGCAGCGCGGTGGCCCTGCGCTGGCCGAGCGTGCGCTTCTCCGAACTGGCCTACGGCCCGCTCGGCAAGGTGCTGGTTTCGCTGCGCGTTTCGCCGCACGTCGCCGGTCTCGGCCTGCTCGATGCCGTCGACGACAAGACGCTGGCGGCGCTGGCCGCCGAGAAGAAAGCGGATGGTGTGCGCGGCACGGTCAATCGCGTCACCGACCGGGCGACCGGCCAGCAGGTGGCCGGCCGCTTCGGCCTCAAGGCCAACATGCCCAACCTGAAACAGCAGATCGCCGGCGCCTTCATCGGCGACATGGGCATCACCTCGCCGCTGTTCCCCGGCGAAAACTGCACCCCGGCACAATCGGCCTGCAGTACCGCGCCCAACGGCGGCAAGCCGGAGCTGAGTGAGGTGCAACTGGCCGAGATCGAGTTCTACCTGGCCAACCTCGCCCCGCCACCCCGCCGGCAGAGCGACGACCCGACGGTCAAGAAAGGCGCCGCGCTATTCGCCGAACTGGGCTGCGCCACCTGCCATCGCCCGGCGCTGCTGACCGGCGAGGTGGCGCACAATCCGCGCCTGTCGCGCCAGGTTTTCGCACCCTACACCGACCTACTGCTGCACGACATGGGGGCGCCACTGGCCGATGGCCGTCCGGACCATCTGGCCAGCGGCCGCCAGTGGCGCACCGCACCGCTGTGGGGCCTCGGCGCGCTGCAGGCGATCAACGAGAACACCGGCCTGCTGCACGACGGCCGGGCGAGGACCGCCGAGGAAGCCATCCTCTGGCACGGCGGCGAAGCCGAAACCGCCCGCCGCCGCTACGCCCGGGCCAGCCGGGAGCAACGCCAGGCCGTGCAGGCCTTCCTGCAATCGCTGTAA
- a CDS encoding TOBE domain-containing protein, translating to MNVSARNVFKGKISALVDGAVNAEVELTLPGGDKIVAIVTEGSVKSLGLAVGKEAVAYVKAPWVMLLAGPANVKFSARNQLAGKVAKVQKGAVNTEVGIVLPGGSIVYAVVTNEAVLELGLKEGSEAAALIKASHVILGVPA from the coding sequence ATGAACGTCAGCGCACGCAATGTATTCAAGGGCAAGATCAGCGCCTTGGTCGATGGTGCCGTCAATGCCGAAGTCGAACTGACCCTGCCGGGCGGCGACAAAATTGTCGCAATCGTGACAGAGGGCAGCGTCAAATCGCTCGGCCTGGCGGTCGGCAAGGAGGCCGTCGCCTATGTCAAGGCACCGTGGGTCATGCTGCTGGCCGGGCCGGCCAATGTGAAGTTCTCGGCCCGTAACCAGTTGGCCGGAAAAGTCGCCAAGGTGCAGAAGGGCGCGGTCAATACCGAAGTCGGCATCGTCCTGCCCGGTGGTTCGATCGTGTACGCCGTGGTGACCAACGAAGCGGTGCTTGAACTCGGTTTGAAGGAAGGCAGCGAAGCCGCGGCGCTGATCAAGGCCAGCCACGTGATTCTCGGCGTGCCGGCCTGA
- the modA gene encoding molybdate ABC transporter substrate-binding protein, giving the protein MQRLGILILSLLASAGALADEVQVAVAANFTGPMQVISALFERDTGHKATLSFGATGKFYAQIKNGAPFEILLAADDETPARLIKEGNAVDGSAFTYAIGTLVLWSATPQLIDGKGEILKKGGFKHLAIANPKTAPYGAAAVQAMGKLGVLDNLKPLFVQGENISQTHQFVSTGAAELGFVAYSQVINNDKIAAGSGWIVPANLYDPIRQDAVILAKGKDKAAAIALMSYLKSEAARKVIKSFGYALR; this is encoded by the coding sequence ATGCAACGCCTCGGCATCCTGATCCTTTCCCTGCTGGCCAGCGCCGGCGCCCTGGCCGACGAAGTCCAGGTCGCCGTCGCGGCCAACTTCACCGGCCCGATGCAGGTCATTTCGGCGCTCTTCGAGCGCGATACCGGGCACAAGGCGACGCTGTCCTTCGGCGCGACCGGCAAGTTCTATGCGCAGATCAAGAACGGCGCGCCCTTCGAAATCCTGCTCGCCGCCGACGACGAGACGCCGGCCCGGCTAATCAAGGAAGGCAACGCAGTGGACGGCAGTGCCTTCACCTACGCGATCGGCACGCTGGTGCTGTGGTCGGCCACCCCCCAGCTGATCGACGGCAAGGGTGAAATCCTGAAAAAAGGCGGTTTCAAGCATCTCGCCATCGCCAACCCGAAAACCGCCCCCTACGGCGCGGCAGCCGTGCAGGCGATGGGCAAGCTGGGCGTGCTCGACAACCTGAAGCCGCTCTTCGTCCAGGGCGAAAACATCTCCCAGACCCACCAGTTCGTCTCCACCGGCGCCGCCGAACTCGGCTTCGTCGCCTACTCCCAAGTCATCAACAACGACAAGATCGCCGCCGGTTCGGGTTGGATCGTACCGGCCAACCTCTACGACCCGATCCGCCAGGATGCGGTCATCCTCGCCAAGGGCAAGGACAAGGCGGCGGCAATTGCCCTGATGAGCTACCTGAAGAGCGAAGCCGCCCGGAAAGTCATCAAGTCCTTCGGCTACGCCCTGCGCTAA